The DNA sequence GTGTACCATTCCGTTAGACTTTCGCATACGCCCCTCTGACAAACTGTACAAAATAGTTAACAACACCTAATGGTAGTGGTCACCTTACAGCGTAAAAAATGTATAGGTTGCAATTACTGTGTAGAATTGGCACCGACGCATTTTCAAATGGCGCGCAATGATGGCAAGAGTGTCTTACTGCACGCCGTAGAGAAAAAAGGGTTTCATACGCTTAAATCTACTGATGACTCAATATACGATTCCTGTAAAGAAGCCCAAAAAGCGTGTCCTGTAAAGATCATTAGCACCAAGTTAGTGTAAGGCAAACTATGTTGTGCACCCTGTTATGTATCAAAAAAATTTGCTACATTTAAGCTTGTACAACCAACAAATTAAAATTATGTCAGAAGAAAACAAAGATTTGGGCGATAAGGCCGAAGAAGCCTTTGACAAAGCAAAAGAAGCTGCAGGTGAAGCGGCCGAAGACGCCAAGGAAGCTGCCGGCGATTTTAAAGAGGAAGCCAAAAAAACCGCCAGTGAATTCACCGAGGGCTTGAAAAATGCTGGTGGGGACAATAAAAAAATACTCGCTGGCATTACGGCCATATTGGTCGGCTGGTTGGGGGTACACAAGTTTATCTTGGGCTACAATAAAGAAGGCTTTATACTTCTCGGGCTTAGTCTTATATCGATCATTTTGGCCTGTACGGTCATTTTTGCCTTTCTTATATATATACCCGGACTTATCGGTTTGATAGAAGGTATCGTCTACCTGACCAAATCAGATGAGGAGTTTTACAACACATACCAGGTGGGCAAAAAACCTTGGTTCTAAAGAAAAAAAGGTCAGAAAAAACACGCTGACCTTTTATTTTTAATATTATTATCGTAATATTGCAATATTAAATTTTAAATGGGAGTCACCAAAACGCATATTTTCTCGTCGGCACAAAACGAAATGGCACAAATTGCCAAAGTATTGGCACATCCTGCCCGAATTGCCATATTGCAGTACATCAGCAAACAAGAAGGGTGCATATGTACCGATCTGGTCGATGAAATAGGTTTGGCGCAGCCCACCATATCACAACACCTTAACGAGATAAAAAAAATAGGACTGCTAAAGGGATCTTTTGAAGGCAAGAACCTTTGTTACTGCATCAATGAAGAACGATGGCAAGAACTTCAAAATAGCTTTAATGCGTTCTTTACAAATATCAACCAAAATTGCTGTTGACCGATTTAAAAACATTAAACAACAACAAATGAAAACAGGTGAATTTCTAGAATTGCTCAAAGCGCACCAAAACAAAGATCTGCGTTTTGAATATCTGCCCAACCAGCTTGTTGGCGCCAACTACCATATCACGGAAGTGAAAAATATTACCATAGAATCTGTCGATTGTGGCGCAAGAACCGATAGCTGGAAGGAAACAGTGGTACAGTTGTGGGAGAGCCCGAAAGAAAAAGATAACGTTTCATTCATGTCTACTTTAAAGGCATTGGGTATCTTGAACAAGGTAAACCGTATGAAACCAATGGTACTGGATACCGAAATCAAATTCGAGTATGGCAACGCACACTTTCATACGGCCCAATTGTTCGTTGAAGAGGCCGTTCAAAACGACACTTCGCTTATTTTGAAGTTATCGGTAGAAAAAACGGATTGTAAGGCAAAGGAAACCTGTGGGGTTACAGAGAAAACAGCTGTTGAAAGCGAAGCATGTTGTGCCCCCGGTGTTGGGTGCTGCTAATGGTATTTGAGTATGACCATACGCAAAATGACCAAAAAAGATTGGCCATCGGTCGCACAAATCTATGCAGAGGGTATCGCCACCGGTCTTGCAACCTTTGAAAGCGAGGTACCCGATTATGGAAGCTGGAATGCTTCCCATACCGATAGCTGCCGGTTGATAGCCGAACAAGAAGGCAATGTAGTGGGTTGGGCCGCGCTATCGCCCGTATCAAGTCGGTGTGTCTATGGCGGTGTCGGTGAAGTAAGTGTTTATGTAGGGAAAGATAGTAGAGGCCACGGCATTGGCAAATTGTTGTTGCAAGAACTCATTATTGGCAGTGAGGCCGAAGGGTATTGGACGTTGCAATCGGGGATTTTCCCTGAAAACGAGGCCAGCATCAAACTGCATGAAAAGTTGGGATTTCGTTTTTTAGGGAAGCGGGAGCGTATTGGAAAAACGTTAAATGGTATCTGGAAAGACAACCTACTTTTTGAAAGGCGGAGTAAAACGGTGGGTATTGATTAAAAAAGTGTATTCCCCGTCAAACAAGAACTTAATAATAACGACTGAAAAAGACGCAATGAAAAATGTATTGGTACTCTGTACCGGAAATTCATGCCGCAGCCAAATGGCACACGGTTACCTTGAATACTACCAAAAAGATTTGGCCAATGTCTATAGCGCTGGTATTGAGACCCATGGCCTGAACCCCGGTGCGGTATCTATCATGAAGGAAGATGGCATCGACATATCGCACCACACCTCTAACCACGTAGATGAGTACGAGGGCATTGAATGGGATCATATTATTACCGTCTGCGACCATGCAAAAGAAAATTGTCCCTTTATTCCGGCCAAGAACGCACAACGATTACATCATAATTTTTCAGACCCTTCAAAGGTGAAAGGCACTGAAGATGAGGTACATGCTGCCTTTTTGAAAACACGGAATGAAATCAAGGAATTCTGCGAGACTTTCGTAAAGGAAGAGCTGGTAAATGGTTGATTACTCTTCTTCAGAAGAGCTTGCCACAGAACCCCCTTCGGACATTTTTCGTTCGAGTTCGGCCTGAAACTCTTCCATAACGGGTTTCACCGTACTTTCGGGCAAATCGGCAATTTTGATATACATAAGCCCATCAACCGAATTATTGAACAATGGGTCCTCATTGAACGCGACCACTTTTGCGTTCTGTTTGATATACTTCTTGATCAAGACAGGCAGTCGAAGACTACCCGGCTCAACCTCTTCTATCAACTTGTCGAACTTGTTAAGGTCGGCCTTTGTCTCATCAAACACAAATTCTTTGTCGGCATCTTTGAGCTTGACCTTGAATTCGTTTTTGGGTCGAACGTACTGCGCCACATAGGGATCCCAGTAATGCGATTTCATGAATTCGATCATCAACGACTTTGAGAAATTCGAGAATTGGTTACTGATACTTACCCCACCGATCAAATATTTATGTTCGGGAAAACGAAGGGTGGTGTGCACGATTCCCTTCCAGAGCAAAAAGAGCGGCATCGGTTTTTGCTGGTATTCTTTGATGATATAGGCCCTGCCCATTTCAATCGACTTTTCCATCATCGGAAAAAGCTCTGGCTCAAAACGAAAAAGGTCTTGAAGATAGAATCCATCTATTCCATACTTATGAAAAATCTCTGCGCCCAGCCCCATTCTGTAGGCCCCAACAACTTCTTTTTCGTCATCATCCCAAAGAAAAAGGTGGTGATAAAAAGCATCAAACTTATCAAGGTCGATGGCATTATTGGTGCCCTCACCCACCTCTCGAAAGGTGATTTCACGTTGACGCCCTATCTCCTTTAAAAGAAAGGGCATATCCTTTTCTTGGGCCAGATACACTTCATAGTTCTTGCTCTGCAATAGCCTAAGGTCTTTCTCACGCAATTTCTCGATTTCACCCTGAAGCACCTCGGTACGCACGGCAGTGGCCACTTTTTTTGGCGGTTTGGGGATCTTTAGAGTCGTGGGCACCTTATCGATCAAACGTTCTTTTTCAAAAACATTGGCCAGCAGATACGTCTTTTTTCTCAACAGCTCAGCAAAGTCTTCAAGCGTCTCTTCCTCTCTTTGGTGCGCTACCGAAATAGGTTGCCCTATACGTACATTGATCGGCCTTCTTCGTTGTGAAGTCAGTTCAGAGGGCAGTTTGGCCGTTCTGAATACATCATTGATCTTGGATAATCGGTAAAACAACCGACTGTTCTTGGCATGAAAATAAATGGGCACTACAGGTACTTCGGCCTTACGGATCAATTTGATGGCCGCTTCTTCCCACGGTCTATCAACGACCAGTTTACCATCTTTATAAGTAGATACTTCGCCCGCAGGAAAAATGCCCAACGGATGCCCCTCTCGCAGATGCTTCAATGCCGTTTTGAACCCCATCACACTGCTTTTCGCATCTTTGTGGTTTTCAAACGGATTCACGGGCATGATATACGGCTTCAGGGGCTCGATGCGGTGCAGCAAAAAATTTGCTATGATCTTATAATCGGTATGCTCTTGCAATAACAACTTCAACAACAACACGCCGTCAATACCCCCAAGCGGATGATTTGAAATGGTGATGAAGGGTCCTGTTTTGGGCAAGCGTTTATAGTCTTCTTCGGGTATTTCGAACTGAATTTCGTAATGTTCTAGAATTTCATCGAGAAAGGCAGGTCCATCCAAACCCTTGTGGCGATCATAAAAACGATTGATCGATGATATCTTAGTGAGTGCCATCAACACCCATCCCGCAAAAGTGCCCAAAAAGCCGTATTTGTCTAGTTTTATGACCTTTGCAACCTCTTTCGCCGTGACCAACCCCATAAATTCATCAGTTAGGTAGGCGTAAATATAGAAAAATACAGCAATCGACCTTATAGAACAACACTACTTCACCACCAGTTGAACCGTTTGCTTTCCCCTTTGCTCAACCAATACGGTATGCCCGTTCAATAACGTTTCGACTGCCTCTTCATTGAAATGTCGTATGGTATAGAGCGACACATCTTCATGGCAGACCACTTTGAATTTTTTCTTCAGCTCGTTCAACAAGCTCTCAAGACCTGAAAACTTATTGTCGAGACAGACCGAAAAACTGATGGCCGAATTTTGAATCAAATCGACTTTCATTCGGTGGTCATGCAATAACTTGAAGATTTCGCTGATGTTATTCTCGACGATAAAAGAAAAATCCAACGAAGAGAGTTTTATCAAAACTTGGTCTTTCTTAACGATG is a window from the Muricauda sp. SCSIO 65647 genome containing:
- a CDS encoding GNAT family N-acetyltransferase, giving the protein MTIRKMTKKDWPSVAQIYAEGIATGLATFESEVPDYGSWNASHTDSCRLIAEQEGNVVGWAALSPVSSRCVYGGVGEVSVYVGKDSRGHGIGKLLLQELIIGSEAEGYWTLQSGIFPENEASIKLHEKLGFRFLGKRERIGKTLNGIWKDNLLFERRSKTVGID
- a CDS encoding DUF6428 family protein gives rise to the protein MKTGEFLELLKAHQNKDLRFEYLPNQLVGANYHITEVKNITIESVDCGARTDSWKETVVQLWESPKEKDNVSFMSTLKALGILNKVNRMKPMVLDTEIKFEYGNAHFHTAQLFVEEAVQNDTSLILKLSVEKTDCKAKETCGVTEKTAVESEACCAPGVGCC
- a CDS encoding helix-turn-helix transcriptional regulator, with amino-acid sequence MGVTKTHIFSSAQNEMAQIAKVLAHPARIAILQYISKQEGCICTDLVDEIGLAQPTISQHLNEIKKIGLLKGSFEGKNLCYCINEERWQELQNSFNAFFTNINQNCC
- a CDS encoding GNAT family N-acyltransferase, whose protein sequence is MGLVTAKEVAKVIKLDKYGFLGTFAGWVLMALTKISSINRFYDRHKGLDGPAFLDEILEHYEIQFEIPEEDYKRLPKTGPFITISNHPLGGIDGVLLLKLLLQEHTDYKIIANFLLHRIEPLKPYIMPVNPFENHKDAKSSVMGFKTALKHLREGHPLGIFPAGEVSTYKDGKLVVDRPWEEAAIKLIRKAEVPVVPIYFHAKNSRLFYRLSKINDVFRTAKLPSELTSQRRRPINVRIGQPISVAHQREEETLEDFAELLRKKTYLLANVFEKERLIDKVPTTLKIPKPPKKVATAVRTEVLQGEIEKLREKDLRLLQSKNYEVYLAQEKDMPFLLKEIGRQREITFREVGEGTNNAIDLDKFDAFYHHLFLWDDDEKEVVGAYRMGLGAEIFHKYGIDGFYLQDLFRFEPELFPMMEKSIEMGRAYIIKEYQQKPMPLFLLWKGIVHTTLRFPEHKYLIGGVSISNQFSNFSKSLMIEFMKSHYWDPYVAQYVRPKNEFKVKLKDADKEFVFDETKADLNKFDKLIEEVEPGSLRLPVLIKKYIKQNAKVVAFNEDPLFNNSVDGLMYIKIADLPESTVKPVMEEFQAELERKMSEGGSVASSSEEE
- a CDS encoding TM2 domain-containing protein, with amino-acid sequence MSEENKDLGDKAEEAFDKAKEAAGEAAEDAKEAAGDFKEEAKKTASEFTEGLKNAGGDNKKILAGITAILVGWLGVHKFILGYNKEGFILLGLSLISIILACTVIFAFLIYIPGLIGLIEGIVYLTKSDEEFYNTYQVGKKPWF
- a CDS encoding ferredoxin translates to MVVVTLQRKKCIGCNYCVELAPTHFQMARNDGKSVLLHAVEKKGFHTLKSTDDSIYDSCKEAQKACPVKIISTKLV
- a CDS encoding arsenate reductase ArsC — translated: MKNVLVLCTGNSCRSQMAHGYLEYYQKDLANVYSAGIETHGLNPGAVSIMKEDGIDISHHTSNHVDEYEGIEWDHIITVCDHAKENCPFIPAKNAQRLHHNFSDPSKVKGTEDEVHAAFLKTRNEIKEFCETFVKEELVNG